Proteins from a single region of Punica granatum isolate Tunisia-2019 chromosome 8, ASM765513v2, whole genome shotgun sequence:
- the LOC116187932 gene encoding RNA pseudouridine synthase 7-like, protein MATARVKNAPSVAVIIYHRQSQMQMQKMKRKRGDEERKEEMEIVWQTPADPPEAQDYIFRHGRRYVRPYYFEFISHGKNRWAGKTIVDLFAQEFKGRPYDYYVSAVKCGRIQVEGKMVPISYPVKSSQKISHFVHRHEPPVTANGVSVLQEEPDVVTVCKPASVPVHPCGQYRKNTVVGILEAEHGLAPLFPVHRLDRLVSGLLIFARSASRADLFRQQIEGGMVRKQYIAKVIGEFPEKEQLVDVNINYNAREGRSTAGVHGSGGRNVSVRGKEACTKFARIRTDGTHSIVLCEPVTGRTHQIRVHLQYTGHPIANDVLYLSEHCLGKDGRRAVRAAVAAGKPLEQAAAPHEDDARQSGNKEDSYDMLTYKSDPMCTSCPNLGPKGYDDGGEEEEGLWLHCIRYSGPGWAYECPYPHWASL, encoded by the exons ATGGCCACTGCTCGAGTTAAGAATGCTCCATCTGTTGCAGTAATTATTTATCACCGTCAAAGTCAGATGCAGATGcagaagatgaagaggaagcGAGGGGATGAAGAGAGGAAGGAGGAGATGGAGATTGTATGGCAAACTCCTGCTGATCCTCCGGAGGCCCAGGATTACATCTTTCGCCATG GGAGACGCTACGTGAGGCCCTATTACTTCGAGTTCATCTCTCAT GGGAAGAATCGATGGGCAGGCAAAACAATTGTTGATCTGTTTGCTCAAGAGTTCAAAGGCCGACCTTATGACTACTAT GTTAGTGCAGTTAAATGTGGACGGATACAGGTGGAAGGCAAGATGGTGCCCATCTCTTACCCTGTCAAATCTTCTCAGAAGATAAGTCATTTTGTCCACAG GCACGAACCTCCTGTAACAGCAAATGGTGTCTCCGTACTTCAGGAAGAACCGGATGTGGTGACTGTATGTAAGCCAGCATCTGTTCCG GTACATCCTTGTGGACAATATCGGAAAAACACTGTTGTTGGGATACTTGAGGCAGAGCATGGGTTGGCACCTCTCTTTC CTGTCCACCGACTAGACCGCCTTGTATCGGGTCTCCTTATTTTTGCTAGAAGTGCTTCCAGAGCTGATCTTTTCAGGCAACAG ATTGAGGGTGGAATGGTACGAAAACAATATATTGCAAAAGTCATTGGAGAATTTCCAGAAAAAGAG CAACTGGTTGATGTTAACATAAATTATAACGCTCGGGAAGGAAGGAGCACAGCAGGG GTGCACGGGTCTGGAGGGCGTAATGTGAGCGTGAGAGGGAAGGAAGCGTGTACAAAGTTTGCAAGGATTAGGACTGATGGAACTCATAGCATCGTCTTATGTGAACCAGTCACCGGGCGGACTCATCAA ATAAGAGTGCACTTGCAGTACACCGGGCATCCAATAGCTAATGATGTGCTATACCTGTCGGAGCACTGTTTGGGCAAAGATGGAAGGAGAGCTGTGAGGGCTGCAGTTGCAGCAGGGAAACCATTGGAACAGGCGGCAGCTCCTCATGAAGATGATGCCCGTCAGTCTGGGAACAAAGAGGATTCCTATGATATGTTGACGTATAAGAGTGACCCAATGTGCACGAGTTGCCCAAATTTAGGCCCAAAAGG ATACGATGATGgcggggaggaggaggaaggtcTGTGGTTGCACTGCATCCGCTACTCTGGGCCTGGCTGGGCTTATGAATGCCCATATCCTCATTGGGCTTCTCTTTAG
- the LOC116187934 gene encoding LOW QUALITY PROTEIN: membrane-anchored ubiquitin-fold protein 3-like (The sequence of the model RefSeq protein was modified relative to this genomic sequence to represent the inferred CDS: deleted 1 base in 1 codon), with translation MPEEDCLLDIKFRLYDGSDMGPFQYSSASTIDMLKQRVVSDWPKGKTVIPKTASEIKLIRSGKVLDNSRTVGQCKLPFGDVAGGGTVIMHVVVQPSSTKTKTEKKVDDSPRNVVCSCSIL, from the exons ATGCCGGAAGAGGATTGCTTGCTGGATATCAAGTTCAGGTTGTACGATGGGTCGGACATGGGC CCTTTCCAGTATTCATCCGCTTCCACCATTGATATGCTCAAGCAGAGAGTTGTGTCTGATTGGCCCAAAG GTAAGACGGTCATACCGAAAACTGCGAGTGAGATCAAGCTGATAAGATCCGGTAAAGTCTTGGACAACAGCAGAACTGTTGGTCAGTGTAAATTGCCTTTTGGAGATGTGGCCGGGGGAGGTACAGTAATAATGCACGTCGTGGTGCAACCATCTTCGACAAAAACCAAAACAG AGAAGAAAGTTGATGACTCACCACGGAATGTTGTCTGCTCGTGCTCCATCCTGTGA
- the LOC116187933 gene encoding protein TAPETUM DETERMINANT 1-like — MSMSLMRNCGFDVEIGDSWRRRAIVTSSAMVALLLLLTIAIPTGVVDGPYITSNSKLHSLLHRKLLRPASKAEETTRIWGEKCTASDIEINQGPTAPLPDGTPAYLVEILNVCATGWNISNIHVKCGWFSSVRLVNPRVFRRLYYDDCLVNNGEPLAYGAGLSFTYANTYLYPLSVFSVSC; from the exons ATGAGTATGAGCTTGATGAGGAACTGTGGTTTTGATGTTGAAATCGGAGATTCATGGAGACGGCGCGCCATTGTTACTAGTTCGGCAATGGTGGCGCTTCTGCTGCTGTTGACGATTGCGATTCCCACGG GTGTGGTTGATGGCCCGTACATAACAAGCAACAGCAAGCTCCATTCTCTTCTTCACCGGAAGCTGCTTCGTCCAG CATCGAAGGCGGAGGAAACAACCAGGATTTGGGGAGAAAAATGTACAGCATCAGATATAGAGATAAACCAAGGTCCTACGGCTCCACTCCCAGATGGCACACCTGCCTACCTTGTCGAGATCCTAAACGTTTGTGCCACCGGCTGGAACATCTCCAACATCCACGTCAAATGCGGATGGTTCAGCTCTGTCCGTCTCGTCAACCCCAGGGTCTTCAGGCGACTCTATTACGATGACTGTCTTGTCAACAACGGAGAGCCCTTGGCCTATGGTGCTGGCCTCTCCTTCACATATGCCAATACCTATCTCTACCCACTCTCTGTCTTCTCAGTTTCCTGCTGA
- the LOC116187396 gene encoding bidirectional sugar transporter SWEET12-like has protein sequence MAIFSSQSPCAFALGILGNVVSFVVFLAPGPTFYRIWRKKSTEGFQSLPYIAALFSASMWIYYAFLKSSSDFLLITINSLGCLIESFYLLLYVVFAPKHARMFTLKLLLLLNIGGLCSILLLSHFVLANGLTRVRVLGCICVAVSVCVFAAPLSAMRTVVRTKSVEFMPLSLSFSLTVNAVIWLVYGILIKDFFVALPNSVGIILGAVQMVLYVMCNRKWNPPRITEQLKLPQLAPSSVVVPKPDGGYDDQPTEPEPEPELINDRDDNICSRTDDPMIIIIGILAPVSADDDDTPGDKIIRDKEKGYKCDQASNEGQQAVAVVEK, from the exons atgGCCATCTTCTCATCCCAAAGTCCCTGTGCCTTTGCTTTGGGTATTCTTG GTAATGTAGTATCTTTCGTGGTTTTCCTGGCACCAGG ACCGACGTTCTATAGGATATGGAGGAAGAAGTCAACAGAAGGGTTCCAGTCATTGCCGTATATAGCAGCACTCTTCAGTGCATCGATGTGGATATACTATGCTTTCCTCAAGTCCTCCAGTGATTTCCTCCTCATCACCATCAACTCCCTCGGCTGCCTCATTGAATCCTTCTACCTCCTTCTATACGTAGTTTTCGCCCCGAAGCATGCACGG ATGTTTACGTTGAAGCTGCTCCTCCTGCTGAACATTGGTGGGTTGTGCTCGATTCTTCTGCTCTCCCACTTCGTATTGGCAAATGGATTGACCCGTGTCCGAGTTTTGGGATGTATTTGTGTAGCGGTGTCCGTGTGCGTGTTTGCAGCACCTTTAAGCGCTATG AGAACGGTGGTACGCACGAAGAGCGTGGAGTTCATGCCCCTGTCTTTGTCATTTTCCCTCACGGTGAATGCGGTGATATGGCTCGTTTATGGTATATTGATCAAGGACTTCTTTGTCGCC CTTCCAAACAGTGTGGGAATCATATTAGGGGCGGTTCAGATGGTGCTGTACGTGATGTGTAATAGGAAATGGAATCCACCAAGGATCACGGAGCAGCTGAAGCTGCCCCAGTTAGCCCCTAGCTCAGTAGTGGTCCCCAAGCCTGACGGTGGTTATGATGATCAGCCGACCGAGCCTGAGCCCGAGCCCGAGCTTATAAATGATAGAGACGATAACATCTGCAGCCGTACTGATGATCCCATGATCATCATAATCGGAATTCTGGCACCTGTATCAGCCGATGATGATGATACTCCTGGCGACAAAATTATTCGCGATAAGGAGAAGGGCTACAAATGCGACCAAGCTTCCAATGAAGGACAACAGGCAGTTGCTGTTGTCGAGAAGTGA